The Apus apus isolate bApuApu2 chromosome 8, bApuApu2.pri.cur, whole genome shotgun sequence genome has a window encoding:
- the SAG gene encoding S-arrestin isoform X3: MSCPESQKTSGKDASSDKQVIFRKSTRDKALTIYLGKRDFVDNAGNVEPVDGVVLVDPSLIKEKKVYVSLTCAFRYGQEDIDVIGLTFRRDLFFSRVQVYPPADKPESLSHLQESLLKKLGKNAYPFFFTFPDYLPCSVSLQPGPRDVDKSCGVDFEVKAFSTENLEERIRKRDSARLLIRKVQYAPETSGPQPCAESTWQFFMSNKPLHLKACLSKEVYYHGEPIPVTITINNSTDKTVKKVKVQVEQVANVVLYSSDYYTKVVAAEEAQEKVQPNSSLTKTLTLLPLLANNREIREIALDGKLKDEDTNLASSTIIKDGIDKTVMGILVSYKVKVKLTVPGMLGDLTSSEVGTELPFRLMHPRPEEKNPAGKDGEAEMVFEEFARQKLKDAPDDADKNKSSSDE, translated from the exons ATGAGTTGCCCTGAGTCTCAAAAGACAAGTGGGAAGGATGCTAGTTCAGATAAACAAGttatcttcagaaaaagcaCCCGTGACAAAGCT CTGACCATCTACCTGGGAAAGCGGGACTTTGTTGACAACGCAGGGAATGTGGAACCTGTAG atGGTGTTGTTTTGGTGGATCCTTCACttatcaaggagaaaaaag TGTACGTGTCCCTGACCTGTGCGTTCCGGTATGGCCAGGAGGACATCGATGTGATTGGTCTCACCTTCCGAAGGGACCTGTTTTTCTCTAGGGTCCAAGTGTACCCACCTGCTGACAAGCCAGAGTCACTCTCCCACTTGCAGGAATCTCTGTTAAAGAAGCTGGGGAAAAATGCTTATCCCTTCTTCTTTACG TTTCCAGATTACCTGCCCTGTTCAGTCTCTCTGCAGCCTGGACCTCGTGATGTTGATAAG agctgtggggtggACTTTGAAGTAAAAGCTTTCTCAACAGAGAACCTGGAAGAGAGAATTCGTAAGAG gGACTCTGCACGTTTGCTGATCCGCAAGGTGCAATATGCTCCCGAAACTTCAGGACCCCAACCTTGCGCTGAGAGCACCTGGCAGTTCTTCATGTCCAACAAGCCATTACACTTGAAAGCTTGCCTCAGTAAAGAG GTGTACTACCATGGTGAGCCCATCCCAGTGACTATCACCATCAACAACAGCACAGACAAAACGGTGAAGAAGGTCAAAGTCCAGG tggaacaggttgccaatGTGGTTTTGTACTCCAGTGACTACTATACAAAAGTGGTAGCTGCTGAGGAAGCACA GGAAAAGGTGCAGCCAAACAGCAGTCTCACCAAGACACTGACACTTTTGCCCTTGCTCGCAAATAACCGGGAGATCCGGGAAATAGCTCTGGATGGAAAGCTGAAGGATGAAGATACCAACTTGGCTTCTAGTACCAT CATTAAGGATGGAATAGACAAGACAGTGATGGGGATTCTGGTTTCCTACAAGGTCAAAGTGAAGCTCACTGTTCCAGG taTGCTGGGAGACCTCACTTCCAG TGAAGTGGGCACAGAGCTGCCATTTCGTCTCATGCACCCCAGACCTGAGGAGAAGAACCCAGCAG GGAAGGATGG GGAAGCAGAGATGGTATTTGAG
- the SAG gene encoding S-arrestin isoform X4, with amino-acid sequence MSCPESQKTSGKDASSDKQVIFRKSTRDKALTIYLGKRDFVDNAGNVEPVDGVVLVDPSLIKEKKVYVSLTCAFRYGQEDIDVIGLTFRRDLFFSRVQVYPPADKPESLSHLQESLLKKLGKNAYPFFFTFPDYLPCSVSLQPGPRDVDKSCGVDFEVKAFSTENLEERIRKRDSARLLIRKVQYAPETSGPQPCAESTWQFFMSNKPLHLKACLSKEVYYHGEPIPVTITINNSTDKTVKKVKVQVEQVANVVLYSSDYYTKVVAAEEAQEKVQPNSSLTKTLTLLPLLANNREIREIALDGKLKDEDTNLASSTIIKDGIDKTVMGILVSYKVKVKLTVPGMLGDLTSSEVGTELPFRLMHPRPEEKNPAADYSDRPVEADITSHQHCHL; translated from the exons ATGAGTTGCCCTGAGTCTCAAAAGACAAGTGGGAAGGATGCTAGTTCAGATAAACAAGttatcttcagaaaaagcaCCCGTGACAAAGCT CTGACCATCTACCTGGGAAAGCGGGACTTTGTTGACAACGCAGGGAATGTGGAACCTGTAG atGGTGTTGTTTTGGTGGATCCTTCACttatcaaggagaaaaaag TGTACGTGTCCCTGACCTGTGCGTTCCGGTATGGCCAGGAGGACATCGATGTGATTGGTCTCACCTTCCGAAGGGACCTGTTTTTCTCTAGGGTCCAAGTGTACCCACCTGCTGACAAGCCAGAGTCACTCTCCCACTTGCAGGAATCTCTGTTAAAGAAGCTGGGGAAAAATGCTTATCCCTTCTTCTTTACG TTTCCAGATTACCTGCCCTGTTCAGTCTCTCTGCAGCCTGGACCTCGTGATGTTGATAAG agctgtggggtggACTTTGAAGTAAAAGCTTTCTCAACAGAGAACCTGGAAGAGAGAATTCGTAAGAG gGACTCTGCACGTTTGCTGATCCGCAAGGTGCAATATGCTCCCGAAACTTCAGGACCCCAACCTTGCGCTGAGAGCACCTGGCAGTTCTTCATGTCCAACAAGCCATTACACTTGAAAGCTTGCCTCAGTAAAGAG GTGTACTACCATGGTGAGCCCATCCCAGTGACTATCACCATCAACAACAGCACAGACAAAACGGTGAAGAAGGTCAAAGTCCAGG tggaacaggttgccaatGTGGTTTTGTACTCCAGTGACTACTATACAAAAGTGGTAGCTGCTGAGGAAGCACA GGAAAAGGTGCAGCCAAACAGCAGTCTCACCAAGACACTGACACTTTTGCCCTTGCTCGCAAATAACCGGGAGATCCGGGAAATAGCTCTGGATGGAAAGCTGAAGGATGAAGATACCAACTTGGCTTCTAGTACCAT CATTAAGGATGGAATAGACAAGACAGTGATGGGGATTCTGGTTTCCTACAAGGTCAAAGTGAAGCTCACTGTTCCAGG taTGCTGGGAGACCTCACTTCCAG TGAAGTGGGCACAGAGCTGCCATTTCGTCTCATGCACCCCAGACCTGAGGAGAAGAACCCAGCAG CTGACTACAGTGACAGACCAGTTGAGGCTGACATCACATCACACCAGCACTGTCACCTCTGA